From Rudanella lutea DSM 19387, a single genomic window includes:
- a CDS encoding lytic transglycosylase domain-containing protein translates to MNTLMTAPAEAELPLLDVNFCGEDMPLDQEVVISRWKHVFTTFRPQSRQISDLRRRADSVFPIVDEILDKYDIPPDFRYVPLAESGLNPKAVSPKGAGGYWQLMPATARELGLKVGGKNDERFHVRKATEAACRYLRKLYDQLGSWSLVAAAYNVGPGYIKSQLKRQPNLDYYKMKLPRETRYYLYRVLLYKELFSRPNDYSSYLNPAPLTTFRLTPGVFSQQAA, encoded by the coding sequence ATGAACACGCTGATGACGGCTCCCGCTGAGGCCGAACTGCCTCTGCTGGATGTAAACTTTTGCGGAGAAGATATGCCCCTCGATCAGGAGGTGGTTATCAGCCGCTGGAAGCACGTATTCACAACGTTTCGCCCCCAATCCAGGCAAATAAGCGACCTCCGCCGACGAGCCGATTCGGTGTTCCCGATCGTTGATGAGATATTGGATAAGTACGATATTCCGCCCGATTTCCGGTATGTACCCTTAGCCGAAAGTGGTCTGAACCCCAAGGCGGTATCGCCGAAAGGGGCCGGTGGATACTGGCAACTGATGCCCGCTACAGCCCGTGAGCTTGGCCTGAAAGTTGGCGGTAAAAACGATGAGCGGTTTCATGTTAGGAAGGCAACCGAGGCCGCTTGCCGGTACCTCCGTAAGCTGTACGATCAGCTGGGGTCGTGGTCGCTCGTAGCGGCTGCCTACAATGTAGGGCCGGGCTATATTAAAAGTCAGTTGAAACGACAGCCTAATTTAGATTATTACAAGATGAAGCTCCCCCGCGAGACTCGCTATTATTTGTACCGGGTGTTGTTGTATAAGGAGTTATTTTCGCGCCCTAACGACTATTCATCCTACCTGAACCCGGCACCGCTCACCACATTTCGGCTTACGCCCGGCGTATTTAGCCAGCAAGCGGCCTAG